In Rhizobium sp. WSM4643, the following are encoded in one genomic region:
- a CDS encoding LysR family transcriptional regulator, translating to MNRTQLSQLAVLAAVSEHRSFRAAAKELLVAPSAISHAISSLEESLGVRLLARTTRSVAPTEEGRLLLERLRPALDEIDIALEAVRDTRAKPAGNLRITAPRFASDLLLAPRLGDFLNLYPDITLEIANEDGFTDIVKEGFDAGIRLEESLEADMIAVRVSPDLTTVIAASPEYFEHHPKPEHPRELVRHRCIKRRFTNGSIYRWEFEKDGQELVVSVDGPLVVSEDRLALLAALNGAGLAYLFDMRVNAELASGKLVRVLEDWCAPYAGPFLYYPTRRQMRPALRAFIDFFRYSGQDTGGR from the coding sequence ATGAACAGAACACAGCTCTCGCAACTCGCCGTTCTCGCCGCCGTTTCGGAGCATCGCAGCTTCCGGGCCGCGGCGAAGGAACTCCTCGTCGCGCCCTCGGCGATCAGCCATGCGATATCGAGCCTCGAGGAAAGCCTGGGGGTGCGGCTTCTGGCGCGCACCACCCGCAGCGTCGCGCCTACGGAAGAGGGCCGGCTGCTGCTTGAAAGACTTCGTCCCGCGCTCGATGAGATCGACATTGCCTTGGAGGCCGTCCGAGATACGCGCGCCAAACCGGCTGGAAATCTGCGTATCACCGCGCCGCGCTTCGCCTCCGATCTGCTGCTCGCTCCGCGGCTCGGCGACTTTCTCAACCTCTATCCCGATATCACCCTGGAGATTGCCAATGAGGATGGCTTCACCGATATCGTCAAGGAGGGCTTCGATGCCGGCATCCGGCTGGAGGAGAGCCTGGAGGCTGATATGATCGCGGTCAGGGTCTCGCCCGATCTGACGACGGTGATCGCCGCTTCGCCCGAATATTTCGAGCACCATCCGAAGCCGGAGCATCCGCGCGAGCTCGTCCGTCATCGCTGCATCAAGCGGCGCTTCACCAACGGCTCGATCTATCGCTGGGAATTCGAAAAGGATGGGCAGGAACTCGTCGTTTCGGTCGATGGGCCGCTTGTTGTCAGCGAGGATCGGCTGGCCCTGCTTGCGGCGCTGAACGGCGCCGGCCTCGCCTATCTCTTCGACATGCGGGTCAATGCCGAACTGGCGAGCGGCAAGCTTGTGCGGGTGCTGGAGGATTGGTGCGCGCCCTATGCCGGGCCTTTTCTCTATTATCCCACCCGGCGGCAGATGCGCCCGGCGCTGCGCGCCTTCATCGATTTCTTCAGATACAGTGGGCAGGATACGGGCGGCCGGTAA
- a CDS encoding YciE/YciF ferroxidase family protein, whose translation MAKEKTLEDLFYDTLKDIYFAERQILRALPKMARAAQSSELKKGFEKHREETEGQVERLQQVFELIDKRAQGKTCEAIQGIIAEGEDIMEEFKGTAALDAGLISAAQAVEHYEIARYGTLKTWAATLGLKEVVGLLDQTLQQETATDKTLSQLATTAANQKAKAA comes from the coding sequence ATGGCCAAGGAAAAGACGCTGGAAGATCTCTTCTATGACACGCTGAAGGACATCTACTTTGCCGAACGGCAGATATTGCGCGCCCTGCCGAAGATGGCGCGGGCCGCCCAATCCTCCGAACTGAAGAAGGGCTTCGAAAAACACCGTGAGGAAACCGAAGGCCAGGTCGAGCGCCTGCAGCAGGTTTTCGAACTGATCGATAAACGCGCCCAGGGCAAGACCTGCGAGGCGATCCAGGGCATCATCGCCGAGGGCGAGGACATCATGGAGGAATTCAAGGGCACGGCGGCCCTCGATGCCGGCCTGATTTCGGCTGCCCAGGCCGTCGAGCATTACGAAATCGCCCGTTACGGCACCCTGAAGACCTGGGCCGCGACGCTCGGTCTCAAGGAGGTCGTCGGCCTGCTCGACCAGACGCTGCAACAGGAAACGGCCACCGACAAGACCCTCTCCCAGCTCGCCACCACGGCGGCAAACCAGAAGGCAAAGGCTGCCTGA
- a CDS encoding GNAT family N-acetyltransferase has translation MTVTIRDARPEDEARWRELWAAYLAFYEVTVDADITDQTWRRVFDPASAIAMCVAEVDGRIMGFALYLTHEGTWIRGRDCYLEDLFVDADARGKGVGRALMDDLVSTCKAKGWSRLYWHTSEQNRTARALYDSYVESDGHIRYRIRFTA, from the coding sequence ATGACCGTGACGATACGCGATGCCCGCCCCGAGGATGAAGCCCGCTGGCGCGAGCTTTGGGCCGCCTACCTCGCCTTTTACGAAGTCACGGTCGATGCCGATATCACCGATCAGACATGGCGCCGTGTCTTCGATCCGGCGTCGGCGATTGCGATGTGCGTCGCCGAGGTCGATGGCAGGATCATGGGTTTTGCACTCTATCTCACGCATGAGGGCACGTGGATCCGTGGCAGGGATTGCTATCTCGAAGACCTGTTCGTCGATGCCGATGCGCGCGGCAAGGGCGTCGGGCGGGCACTGATGGACGATCTCGTTTCGACCTGCAAAGCCAAGGGCTGGTCGCGGCTCTACTGGCATACCAGCGAGCAGAACAGAACCGCGCGTGCGCTCTACGACAGCTATGTCGAGAGCGACGGCCATATCCGCTATCGCATCAGGTTCACTGCATAA
- a CDS encoding aldo/keto reductase: MEMRRLGKTGLSVAPIVIGGNVFGWTADEKTSFAILDAFFDAGLNTIDTADVYSSWVPGNKGGDSEEIIGRWLSQAKISRDKAVIVTKVGSDMGQGKTLKEAYILKAVEDSLRRLQTDYIDLYLSHWPDEDTPHEETLGAFAKLKQQGKIRAIGCSNYDETLLQASFDAAERAGLPRYDVLQPEYNLYERSSFEGPLADLCVEEDIGVITYFSLAAGFLTGKYRSKADTEGRAREGRVSKYLDDKGLRILAALDKVSAETGAAPAEISLAWLLRKKGVTAPIASATSLSQLESLAKSATLALSDDAMALLDEAGA, encoded by the coding sequence ATGGAAATGCGTCGGCTTGGAAAAACAGGTCTTTCGGTCGCGCCGATCGTCATCGGCGGCAATGTCTTCGGCTGGACGGCCGACGAGAAAACATCCTTCGCCATTCTCGACGCCTTCTTCGACGCGGGCCTGAACACGATCGATACGGCCGATGTCTATTCCTCCTGGGTCCCGGGCAACAAGGGCGGCGATTCCGAAGAGATCATCGGGCGCTGGCTAAGCCAGGCAAAGATCTCCCGCGACAAGGCCGTTATCGTCACCAAAGTCGGCTCCGACATGGGACAGGGAAAGACGCTGAAGGAGGCCTATATCCTGAAGGCGGTCGAGGATTCGCTGCGCCGGCTGCAGACGGATTATATCGACCTCTATCTCTCGCACTGGCCGGATGAAGATACGCCGCATGAGGAAACGCTCGGGGCCTTTGCCAAGCTGAAGCAGCAGGGAAAGATCCGCGCCATCGGCTGCTCGAACTATGATGAGACACTGCTTCAGGCTTCCTTCGACGCTGCCGAGAGGGCCGGCCTGCCGCGTTACGATGTGCTGCAGCCGGAATATAATCTCTACGAGCGCTCGAGCTTCGAGGGGCCGCTTGCCGATCTCTGCGTCGAAGAAGACATCGGCGTCATCACCTATTTCAGCCTTGCCGCCGGCTTCCTCACCGGCAAATACCGCAGCAAGGCCGACACGGAAGGCCGCGCACGCGAGGGCCGGGTTTCGAAATATCTCGATGATAAAGGCCTGCGCATTCTGGCCGCCCTCGACAAGGTTTCGGCCGAGACCGGTGCAGCGCCCGCGGAAATTTCACTCGCCTGGCTGCTGCGCAAGAAGGGCGTGACGGCGCCGATTGCCAGTGCAACCAGCCTTTCGCAGCTTGAAAGCCTGGCGAAATCGGCGACACTTGCGCTTTCCGATGACGCGATGGCGCTACTCGACGAAGCCGGCGCCTGA
- a CDS encoding Gfo/Idh/MocA family protein, whose translation MLRFGIISTAKIGRDNVVPAIQDAENCVVTAIASRDLKRAKEMADRFSVPHAFGSYEEMLASDLIDAVYIPLPTSQHIEWSIKAADAGKHVLCEKPLALKADDIDDLIAARDRNRVVVSEAYMITYSPVWQKVRSLIDEGAIGSLRHVQGAFTYFNRDPANMRNVPELGGGGLPDIGVYPVMGTRFSTGKEPLWIQAITERDADFGTDIYSSVKADFGDFELSFYISTQMANRQVMVFHGTEGYIEVKSPFNANRWGPEEIELADRSHTQSRIFRFQDSRQYKRQVEAFARAVKNGKEEIVTLENSKLNQKVIDAIYRASEKDGWEAV comes from the coding sequence ATGTTGCGTTTCGGTATCATTTCAACGGCGAAGATCGGCCGCGACAATGTCGTTCCGGCGATCCAGGACGCGGAAAATTGCGTCGTCACGGCGATTGCCAGCCGCGATCTCAAGCGTGCGAAGGAGATGGCCGACCGATTCTCGGTACCGCATGCCTTCGGCTCCTATGAGGAGATGCTGGCCTCCGACCTCATCGATGCCGTCTACATTCCGCTGCCGACCTCGCAGCATATCGAATGGTCGATCAAGGCGGCAGATGCCGGCAAGCACGTGCTCTGCGAAAAGCCGTTGGCGCTGAAGGCAGACGATATCGACGATCTGATCGCCGCCCGCGACCGCAACCGGGTGGTGGTCAGCGAAGCCTATATGATCACCTATTCCCCGGTCTGGCAGAAGGTGCGCTCGCTGATCGACGAGGGCGCCATCGGTTCGCTCCGGCATGTGCAGGGCGCCTTCACCTATTTCAACCGCGACCCCGCCAACATGCGCAACGTCCCCGAGCTTGGCGGCGGCGGCCTTCCCGATATCGGCGTCTATCCCGTCATGGGCACGCGTTTTTCCACCGGCAAGGAGCCGCTCTGGATCCAGGCGATCACCGAGCGCGACGCGGATTTCGGCACGGATATCTATTCGAGCGTCAAGGCCGATTTCGGCGATTTCGAGCTGAGTTTCTATATCTCGACGCAGATGGCCAACCGCCAGGTCATGGTTTTTCACGGCACCGAAGGTTACATCGAGGTCAAGTCGCCGTTCAACGCCAATCGCTGGGGACCTGAGGAGATCGAGCTTGCCGACCGCAGCCACACTCAATCGCGCATCTTCCGCTTCCAGGACAGCCGCCAGTACAAGCGGCAGGTCGAGGCTTTTGCCCGAGCGGTGAAGAACGGCAAGGAAGAGATCGTCACGCTAGAAAATTCGAAGCTGAACCAAAAGGTGATCGATGCGATCTACCGGGCCAGCGAGAAGGACGGCTGGGAAGCAGTCTAG
- a CDS encoding GtrA family protein — protein sequence MRKLIRFAIAGGIGFLVDAGILSALLHLTPLGPFLARLIAIAFAMAATWAFNRSFTFDRTGRSLAAEGFRYGSVGVTAALVNYGLYSALLLSLPALQPLAAMVIASVASMIFSFFGYSRFVFRAE from the coding sequence ATGAGAAAGCTCATCCGCTTCGCCATTGCCGGCGGCATCGGCTTCCTCGTCGACGCCGGCATCCTGTCGGCGCTGCTCCATCTGACGCCGCTCGGGCCGTTTCTGGCGCGGCTCATCGCAATCGCCTTCGCCATGGCGGCGACCTGGGCTTTCAATCGGAGCTTCACCTTCGATCGTACCGGCCGTTCGCTTGCCGCCGAAGGTTTCCGCTACGGCTCGGTCGGAGTGACGGCGGCGCTCGTCAATTACGGGCTCTATTCCGCGCTTCTGCTGTCGCTGCCGGCGCTTCAGCCGCTGGCGGCCATGGTGATCGCCAGCGTCGCCTCGATGATCTTCAGCTTCTTCGGCTATTCGCGCTTCGTCTTCCGCGCCGAGTGA